One Oryza sativa Japonica Group chromosome 8, ASM3414082v1 DNA window includes the following coding sequences:
- the LOC4346076 gene encoding uncharacterized protein isoform X6, with protein sequence MGSATKLKQINLGQQNLKVFGRLIRLWDAKNMASASTPTIFNIDGVILDEEGTMVQFTIPKKLENEFRPSLTLGCVYMFVDVNTVDIKNKKYIYHHQKYMLQFKSSTKVHHLESRGSSIPNYGFEFCPFDQIPSKSGISKPLIDLIGVISHVGPYDYAGKTSSKKNRKLKIRSKDEQEQEIVLWGEYGGSFDEAFVLQKSTDHKIVVAILAGLTAGTYLGKTEATSSSATQIYFDSDITEIAEYQSSYQWDIPTLQQQMPRVEHLTPLQAAGKLYKLEEISRLPISAFEGGNSYSCIAKVSAIVPYTNWYYKICKSCTASYNSNSDTPRCQCQHSMPKPMYKLPLTIKDESGTLDAVAFYNVAEDLVEESATKQLATDEGLTTMEHCSKEDQHPTTPPSLQPPETTLDNNTVNQIIPSAKRALQFEKELHIDQPSPAIANTIQVATNQLYHPQQVDLSKEKQPSTEFSPGQNSKCHKKVTETSTNGEENQLQQPKIADQQPSGHKEQEP encoded by the exons ATGGGATCAGCAACAAAACTCAAACAGATAAATTTGGGACAGCAAAACCTCAAAGTTTTCGGACGACTTATTAGACTATGGGATGCTAAAAACATGGCCTCAGCCAGTACACCAACAATATTCAACATCGATGGGGTAATTCTTGATGAAGAG GGCACTATGGTGCAGTTTACTATTCCAAAGAAACTTGAAAATGAATTTCGTCCATCACTAACTCTAGGTTGTGTCTACATGTTTGTTGATGTCAATACTGTTGacattaaaaacaaaaaatatatttaccaCCACCAAAAATACATGTTGCAGTTTAAGTCCAGCACAAAGGTTCATCACCTAGAATCAAGAGGTTCATCCATCCCAAACTATGGTTTTGAATTCTGCCCATTTGATCAGATACCATCTAAAAGCGGAATATCAAAACCATTGATAG ATCTGATAGGAGTTATCAGCCATGTTGGGCCATATGATTATGCTGGCAAAACATCATCCAAGAAAAACAGAAAGCTCAAAATCCGTAGCAAAGA tgaacaagaacaagaaataGTCCTCTGGGGTGAATATGGAGGGTCATTTGATGAAGCTTTTGTTCTACAGAAATCTACAGACCACAAAATAGTAGTAGCTATACTTGCTGGACTTACAGCAGGGACTTATTTAG GCAAAACAGAGGCTACATCAAGTTCAGCAACACAAATATATTTTGACTCCGATATAACAGAGATTGCTGAATATCAAAGCAG CTACCAATGGGATATTCCAACTCTCCAACAACAAATGCCACGAGTTGAACATTTAACTCCACTTCAAGCGGCTGGTAAGCTATACAAACTTGAAGAAATATCAAGACTGCCCATTTCTGCTTTCGAG GGAGGGAATTCATACAGTTGCATTGCAAAGGTATCAGCGATAGTACCATATACAAATTGGTACTACAAAATATGCAAATCATGTACTGCATCATACAATAGCAACTCCGACACTCCAAGATGTCAATGTCAGCATTCCATGCCAAAACCAAT GTACAAACTTCCTTTAACAATTAAAGATGAATCAGGAACTTTGGACGCAGTAGCATTCTACAATGTGGCTGAGGATTTGGTTGAG gaatcAGCCACCAAACAACTTGCAACAGATGAAGGGCTAACCACCATGGAACATTGCAG CAAAGAAGACCAACATCCCACTACGCCACCATCCCTACAACCTCCAGAAACAACTCTAGACAACAATACAGTAAACCAAATTATACCTTCAGCAAAGAGAGCTCTTCAATTTGAAAAGGAGTTACACATTGATCAACCAAG CCCAGCAATTGCAAACACTATTCAGGTTGCAACAAATCAACTTTATCATCCCCAACAAGTAGATCTCAGCAAGGAAAAACAACCGTCAACAGAATTTTCTCCAGGACAAAATTCTAAGTGCCATAAAAAAGT AACGGAAACCTCCACCAATGGAGAGGAAAACCAGCTGCAGCAGCCAAAGATAGCTGATCAACAGCCATCGGGTCACAAGGAACAG
- the LOC4346076 gene encoding uncharacterized protein isoform X5, which produces MGSATKLKQINLGQQNLKVFGRLIRLWDAKNMASASTPTIFNIDGVILDEEGTMVQFTIPKKLENEFRPSLTLGCVYMFVDVNTVDIKNKKYIYHHQKYMLQFKSSTKVHHLESRGSSIPNYGFEFCPFDQIPSKSGISKPLIDLIGVISHVGPYDYAGKTSSKKNRKLKIRSKDEQEQEIVLWGEYGGSFDEAFVLQKSTDHKIVVAILAGLTAGTYLGKTEATSSSATQIYFDSDITEIAEYQSSYQWDIPTLQQQMPRVEHLTPLQAAGKLYKLEEISRLPISAFEGGNSYSCIAKVSAIVPYTNWYYKICKSCTASYNSNSDTPRCQCQHSMPKPMYKLPLTIKDESGTLDAVAFYNVAEDLVEESATKQLATDEGLTTMEHCSSKEDQHPTTPPSLQPPETTLDNNTVNQIIPSAKRALQFEKELHIDQPSPAIANTIQVATNQLYHPQQVDLSKEKQPSTEFSPGQNSKCHKKVTETSTNGEENQLQQPKIADQQPSGHKEQEP; this is translated from the exons ATGGGATCAGCAACAAAACTCAAACAGATAAATTTGGGACAGCAAAACCTCAAAGTTTTCGGACGACTTATTAGACTATGGGATGCTAAAAACATGGCCTCAGCCAGTACACCAACAATATTCAACATCGATGGGGTAATTCTTGATGAAGAG GGCACTATGGTGCAGTTTACTATTCCAAAGAAACTTGAAAATGAATTTCGTCCATCACTAACTCTAGGTTGTGTCTACATGTTTGTTGATGTCAATACTGTTGacattaaaaacaaaaaatatatttaccaCCACCAAAAATACATGTTGCAGTTTAAGTCCAGCACAAAGGTTCATCACCTAGAATCAAGAGGTTCATCCATCCCAAACTATGGTTTTGAATTCTGCCCATTTGATCAGATACCATCTAAAAGCGGAATATCAAAACCATTGATAG ATCTGATAGGAGTTATCAGCCATGTTGGGCCATATGATTATGCTGGCAAAACATCATCCAAGAAAAACAGAAAGCTCAAAATCCGTAGCAAAGA tgaacaagaacaagaaataGTCCTCTGGGGTGAATATGGAGGGTCATTTGATGAAGCTTTTGTTCTACAGAAATCTACAGACCACAAAATAGTAGTAGCTATACTTGCTGGACTTACAGCAGGGACTTATTTAG GCAAAACAGAGGCTACATCAAGTTCAGCAACACAAATATATTTTGACTCCGATATAACAGAGATTGCTGAATATCAAAGCAG CTACCAATGGGATATTCCAACTCTCCAACAACAAATGCCACGAGTTGAACATTTAACTCCACTTCAAGCGGCTGGTAAGCTATACAAACTTGAAGAAATATCAAGACTGCCCATTTCTGCTTTCGAG GGAGGGAATTCATACAGTTGCATTGCAAAGGTATCAGCGATAGTACCATATACAAATTGGTACTACAAAATATGCAAATCATGTACTGCATCATACAATAGCAACTCCGACACTCCAAGATGTCAATGTCAGCATTCCATGCCAAAACCAAT GTACAAACTTCCTTTAACAATTAAAGATGAATCAGGAACTTTGGACGCAGTAGCATTCTACAATGTGGCTGAGGATTTGGTTGAG gaatcAGCCACCAAACAACTTGCAACAGATGAAGGGCTAACCACCATGGAACATTGCAG CAGCAAAGAAGACCAACATCCCACTACGCCACCATCCCTACAACCTCCAGAAACAACTCTAGACAACAATACAGTAAACCAAATTATACCTTCAGCAAAGAGAGCTCTTCAATTTGAAAAGGAGTTACACATTGATCAACCAAG CCCAGCAATTGCAAACACTATTCAGGTTGCAACAAATCAACTTTATCATCCCCAACAAGTAGATCTCAGCAAGGAAAAACAACCGTCAACAGAATTTTCTCCAGGACAAAATTCTAAGTGCCATAAAAAAGT AACGGAAACCTCCACCAATGGAGAGGAAAACCAGCTGCAGCAGCCAAAGATAGCTGATCAACAGCCATCGGGTCACAAGGAACAG
- the LOC4346076 gene encoding uncharacterized protein isoform X4 gives MGSATKLKQINLGQQNLKVFGRLIRLWDAKNMASASTPTIFNIDGVILDEEGTMVQFTIPKKLENEFRPSLTLGCVYMFVDVNTVDIKNKKYIYHHQKYMLQFKSSTKVHHLESRGSSIPNYGFEFCPFDQIPSKSGISKPLIDLIGVISHVGPYDYAGKTSSKKNRKLKIRSKDEQEQEIVLWGEYGGSFDEAFVLQKSTDHKIVVAILAGLTAGTYLGKTEATSSSATQIYFDSDITEIAEYQSSYQWDIPTLQQQMPRVEHLTPLQAAGKLYKLEEISRLPISAFEGGNSYSCIAKVSAIVPYTNWYYKICKSCTASYNSNSDTPRCQCQHSMPKPMYKLPLTIKDESGTLDAVAFYNVAEDLVEVNATQATQNLKIDATEHAIALDIAIGKTRLFHIAMNTKYSSHFTINYVLKKSYPVENENTSLILPTLENTKESATKQLATDEGLTTMEHCSKEDQHPTTPPSLQPPETTLDNNTVNQIIPSAKRALQFEKELHIDQPSPAIANTIQVATNQLYHPQQVDLSKEKQPSTEFSPGQNSKCHKKVTETSTNGEENQLQQPKIADQQPSGHKEQEP, from the exons ATGGGATCAGCAACAAAACTCAAACAGATAAATTTGGGACAGCAAAACCTCAAAGTTTTCGGACGACTTATTAGACTATGGGATGCTAAAAACATGGCCTCAGCCAGTACACCAACAATATTCAACATCGATGGGGTAATTCTTGATGAAGAG GGCACTATGGTGCAGTTTACTATTCCAAAGAAACTTGAAAATGAATTTCGTCCATCACTAACTCTAGGTTGTGTCTACATGTTTGTTGATGTCAATACTGTTGacattaaaaacaaaaaatatatttaccaCCACCAAAAATACATGTTGCAGTTTAAGTCCAGCACAAAGGTTCATCACCTAGAATCAAGAGGTTCATCCATCCCAAACTATGGTTTTGAATTCTGCCCATTTGATCAGATACCATCTAAAAGCGGAATATCAAAACCATTGATAG ATCTGATAGGAGTTATCAGCCATGTTGGGCCATATGATTATGCTGGCAAAACATCATCCAAGAAAAACAGAAAGCTCAAAATCCGTAGCAAAGA tgaacaagaacaagaaataGTCCTCTGGGGTGAATATGGAGGGTCATTTGATGAAGCTTTTGTTCTACAGAAATCTACAGACCACAAAATAGTAGTAGCTATACTTGCTGGACTTACAGCAGGGACTTATTTAG GCAAAACAGAGGCTACATCAAGTTCAGCAACACAAATATATTTTGACTCCGATATAACAGAGATTGCTGAATATCAAAGCAG CTACCAATGGGATATTCCAACTCTCCAACAACAAATGCCACGAGTTGAACATTTAACTCCACTTCAAGCGGCTGGTAAGCTATACAAACTTGAAGAAATATCAAGACTGCCCATTTCTGCTTTCGAG GGAGGGAATTCATACAGTTGCATTGCAAAGGTATCAGCGATAGTACCATATACAAATTGGTACTACAAAATATGCAAATCATGTACTGCATCATACAATAGCAACTCCGACACTCCAAGATGTCAATGTCAGCATTCCATGCCAAAACCAAT GTACAAACTTCCTTTAACAATTAAAGATGAATCAGGAACTTTGGACGCAGTAGCATTCTACAATGTGGCTGAGGATTTGGTTGAGGTAAATGCTACTCAAGCTACCCAGAACTTGAAAATTGATGCAACAGAACATGCCATAGCTCTTGATATAGCCATTGGGAAAACAAGATTGTTTCACATTGCCATGAATACAAAGTACTCTTCACACTTCACTATCAATTATGTCCTCAAGAAGAGTTATCCCGTTGAAAATGAAAATACAAGTTTGATACTACCTACTCTGGAAAATACAAAG gaatcAGCCACCAAACAACTTGCAACAGATGAAGGGCTAACCACCATGGAACATTGCAG CAAAGAAGACCAACATCCCACTACGCCACCATCCCTACAACCTCCAGAAACAACTCTAGACAACAATACAGTAAACCAAATTATACCTTCAGCAAAGAGAGCTCTTCAATTTGAAAAGGAGTTACACATTGATCAACCAAG CCCAGCAATTGCAAACACTATTCAGGTTGCAACAAATCAACTTTATCATCCCCAACAAGTAGATCTCAGCAAGGAAAAACAACCGTCAACAGAATTTTCTCCAGGACAAAATTCTAAGTGCCATAAAAAAGT AACGGAAACCTCCACCAATGGAGAGGAAAACCAGCTGCAGCAGCCAAAGATAGCTGATCAACAGCCATCGGGTCACAAGGAACAG
- the LOC4346076 gene encoding uncharacterized protein isoform X3 produces MGSATKLKQINLGQQNLKVFGRLIRLWDAKNMASASTPTIFNIDGVILDEEGTMVQFTIPKKLENEFRPSLTLGCVYMFVDVNTVDIKNKKYIYHHQKYMLQFKSSTKVHHLESRGSSIPNYGFEFCPFDQIPSKSGISKPLIDLIGVISHVGPYDYAGKTSSKKNRKLKIRSKDEQEQEIVLWGEYGGSFDEAFVLQKSTDHKIVVAILAGLTAGTYLGKTEATSSSATQIYFDSDITEIAEYQSSYQWDIPTLQQQMPRVEHLTPLQAAGKLYKLEEISRLPISAFEGGNSYSCIAKVSAIVPYTNWYYKICKSCTASYNSNSDTPRCQCQHSMPKPMYKLPLTIKDESGTLDAVAFYNVAEDLVEVNATQATQNLKIDATEHAIALDIAIGKTRLFHIAMNTKYSSHFTINYVLKKSYPVENENTSLILPTLENTKESATKQLATDEGLTTMEHCSSKEDQHPTTPPSLQPPETTLDNNTVNQIIPSAKRALQFEKELHIDQPSPAIANTIQVATNQLYHPQQVDLSKEKQPSTEFSPGQNSKCHKKVTETSTNGEENQLQQPKIADQQPSGHKEQEP; encoded by the exons ATGGGATCAGCAACAAAACTCAAACAGATAAATTTGGGACAGCAAAACCTCAAAGTTTTCGGACGACTTATTAGACTATGGGATGCTAAAAACATGGCCTCAGCCAGTACACCAACAATATTCAACATCGATGGGGTAATTCTTGATGAAGAG GGCACTATGGTGCAGTTTACTATTCCAAAGAAACTTGAAAATGAATTTCGTCCATCACTAACTCTAGGTTGTGTCTACATGTTTGTTGATGTCAATACTGTTGacattaaaaacaaaaaatatatttaccaCCACCAAAAATACATGTTGCAGTTTAAGTCCAGCACAAAGGTTCATCACCTAGAATCAAGAGGTTCATCCATCCCAAACTATGGTTTTGAATTCTGCCCATTTGATCAGATACCATCTAAAAGCGGAATATCAAAACCATTGATAG ATCTGATAGGAGTTATCAGCCATGTTGGGCCATATGATTATGCTGGCAAAACATCATCCAAGAAAAACAGAAAGCTCAAAATCCGTAGCAAAGA tgaacaagaacaagaaataGTCCTCTGGGGTGAATATGGAGGGTCATTTGATGAAGCTTTTGTTCTACAGAAATCTACAGACCACAAAATAGTAGTAGCTATACTTGCTGGACTTACAGCAGGGACTTATTTAG GCAAAACAGAGGCTACATCAAGTTCAGCAACACAAATATATTTTGACTCCGATATAACAGAGATTGCTGAATATCAAAGCAG CTACCAATGGGATATTCCAACTCTCCAACAACAAATGCCACGAGTTGAACATTTAACTCCACTTCAAGCGGCTGGTAAGCTATACAAACTTGAAGAAATATCAAGACTGCCCATTTCTGCTTTCGAG GGAGGGAATTCATACAGTTGCATTGCAAAGGTATCAGCGATAGTACCATATACAAATTGGTACTACAAAATATGCAAATCATGTACTGCATCATACAATAGCAACTCCGACACTCCAAGATGTCAATGTCAGCATTCCATGCCAAAACCAAT GTACAAACTTCCTTTAACAATTAAAGATGAATCAGGAACTTTGGACGCAGTAGCATTCTACAATGTGGCTGAGGATTTGGTTGAGGTAAATGCTACTCAAGCTACCCAGAACTTGAAAATTGATGCAACAGAACATGCCATAGCTCTTGATATAGCCATTGGGAAAACAAGATTGTTTCACATTGCCATGAATACAAAGTACTCTTCACACTTCACTATCAATTATGTCCTCAAGAAGAGTTATCCCGTTGAAAATGAAAATACAAGTTTGATACTACCTACTCTGGAAAATACAAAG gaatcAGCCACCAAACAACTTGCAACAGATGAAGGGCTAACCACCATGGAACATTGCAG CAGCAAAGAAGACCAACATCCCACTACGCCACCATCCCTACAACCTCCAGAAACAACTCTAGACAACAATACAGTAAACCAAATTATACCTTCAGCAAAGAGAGCTCTTCAATTTGAAAAGGAGTTACACATTGATCAACCAAG CCCAGCAATTGCAAACACTATTCAGGTTGCAACAAATCAACTTTATCATCCCCAACAAGTAGATCTCAGCAAGGAAAAACAACCGTCAACAGAATTTTCTCCAGGACAAAATTCTAAGTGCCATAAAAAAGT AACGGAAACCTCCACCAATGGAGAGGAAAACCAGCTGCAGCAGCCAAAGATAGCTGATCAACAGCCATCGGGTCACAAGGAACAG
- the LOC4346076 gene encoding uncharacterized protein isoform X2, whose protein sequence is MGSATKLKQINLGQQNLKVFGRLIRLWDAKNMASASTPTIFNIDGVILDEEGTMVQFTIPKKLENEFRPSLTLGCVYMFVDVNTVDIKNKKYIYHHQKYMLQFKSSTKVHHLESRGSSIPNYGFEFCPFDQIPSKSGISKPLIDLIGVISHVGPYDYAGKTSSKKNRKLKIRSKDEQEQEIVLWGEYGGSFDEAFVLQKSTDHKIVVAILAGLTAGTYLGKTEATSSSATQIYFDSDITEIAEYQSSYQWDIPTLQQQMPRVEHLTPLQAAGKLYKLEEISRLPISAFEGGNSYSCIAKVSAIVPYTNWYYKICKSCTASYNSNSDTPRCQCQHSMPKPMYKLPLTIKDESGTLDAVAFYNVAEDLVEVNATQATQNLKIDATEHAIALDIAIGKTRLFHIAMNTKYSSHFTINYVLKKSYPVENENTSLILPTLENTKVAKESATKQLATDEGLTTMEHCSKEDQHPTTPPSLQPPETTLDNNTVNQIIPSAKRALQFEKELHIDQPSPAIANTIQVATNQLYHPQQVDLSKEKQPSTEFSPGQNSKCHKKVTETSTNGEENQLQQPKIADQQPSGHKEQEP, encoded by the exons ATGGGATCAGCAACAAAACTCAAACAGATAAATTTGGGACAGCAAAACCTCAAAGTTTTCGGACGACTTATTAGACTATGGGATGCTAAAAACATGGCCTCAGCCAGTACACCAACAATATTCAACATCGATGGGGTAATTCTTGATGAAGAG GGCACTATGGTGCAGTTTACTATTCCAAAGAAACTTGAAAATGAATTTCGTCCATCACTAACTCTAGGTTGTGTCTACATGTTTGTTGATGTCAATACTGTTGacattaaaaacaaaaaatatatttaccaCCACCAAAAATACATGTTGCAGTTTAAGTCCAGCACAAAGGTTCATCACCTAGAATCAAGAGGTTCATCCATCCCAAACTATGGTTTTGAATTCTGCCCATTTGATCAGATACCATCTAAAAGCGGAATATCAAAACCATTGATAG ATCTGATAGGAGTTATCAGCCATGTTGGGCCATATGATTATGCTGGCAAAACATCATCCAAGAAAAACAGAAAGCTCAAAATCCGTAGCAAAGA tgaacaagaacaagaaataGTCCTCTGGGGTGAATATGGAGGGTCATTTGATGAAGCTTTTGTTCTACAGAAATCTACAGACCACAAAATAGTAGTAGCTATACTTGCTGGACTTACAGCAGGGACTTATTTAG GCAAAACAGAGGCTACATCAAGTTCAGCAACACAAATATATTTTGACTCCGATATAACAGAGATTGCTGAATATCAAAGCAG CTACCAATGGGATATTCCAACTCTCCAACAACAAATGCCACGAGTTGAACATTTAACTCCACTTCAAGCGGCTGGTAAGCTATACAAACTTGAAGAAATATCAAGACTGCCCATTTCTGCTTTCGAG GGAGGGAATTCATACAGTTGCATTGCAAAGGTATCAGCGATAGTACCATATACAAATTGGTACTACAAAATATGCAAATCATGTACTGCATCATACAATAGCAACTCCGACACTCCAAGATGTCAATGTCAGCATTCCATGCCAAAACCAAT GTACAAACTTCCTTTAACAATTAAAGATGAATCAGGAACTTTGGACGCAGTAGCATTCTACAATGTGGCTGAGGATTTGGTTGAGGTAAATGCTACTCAAGCTACCCAGAACTTGAAAATTGATGCAACAGAACATGCCATAGCTCTTGATATAGCCATTGGGAAAACAAGATTGTTTCACATTGCCATGAATACAAAGTACTCTTCACACTTCACTATCAATTATGTCCTCAAGAAGAGTTATCCCGTTGAAAATGAAAATACAAGTTTGATACTACCTACTCTGGAAAATACAAAGGTAGCAAAG gaatcAGCCACCAAACAACTTGCAACAGATGAAGGGCTAACCACCATGGAACATTGCAG CAAAGAAGACCAACATCCCACTACGCCACCATCCCTACAACCTCCAGAAACAACTCTAGACAACAATACAGTAAACCAAATTATACCTTCAGCAAAGAGAGCTCTTCAATTTGAAAAGGAGTTACACATTGATCAACCAAG CCCAGCAATTGCAAACACTATTCAGGTTGCAACAAATCAACTTTATCATCCCCAACAAGTAGATCTCAGCAAGGAAAAACAACCGTCAACAGAATTTTCTCCAGGACAAAATTCTAAGTGCCATAAAAAAGT AACGGAAACCTCCACCAATGGAGAGGAAAACCAGCTGCAGCAGCCAAAGATAGCTGATCAACAGCCATCGGGTCACAAGGAACAG
- the LOC4346076 gene encoding uncharacterized protein isoform X1, translating into MGSATKLKQINLGQQNLKVFGRLIRLWDAKNMASASTPTIFNIDGVILDEEGTMVQFTIPKKLENEFRPSLTLGCVYMFVDVNTVDIKNKKYIYHHQKYMLQFKSSTKVHHLESRGSSIPNYGFEFCPFDQIPSKSGISKPLIDLIGVISHVGPYDYAGKTSSKKNRKLKIRSKDEQEQEIVLWGEYGGSFDEAFVLQKSTDHKIVVAILAGLTAGTYLGKTEATSSSATQIYFDSDITEIAEYQSSYQWDIPTLQQQMPRVEHLTPLQAAGKLYKLEEISRLPISAFEGGNSYSCIAKVSAIVPYTNWYYKICKSCTASYNSNSDTPRCQCQHSMPKPMYKLPLTIKDESGTLDAVAFYNVAEDLVEVNATQATQNLKIDATEHAIALDIAIGKTRLFHIAMNTKYSSHFTINYVLKKSYPVENENTSLILPTLENTKVAKESATKQLATDEGLTTMEHCSSKEDQHPTTPPSLQPPETTLDNNTVNQIIPSAKRALQFEKELHIDQPSPAIANTIQVATNQLYHPQQVDLSKEKQPSTEFSPGQNSKCHKKVTETSTNGEENQLQQPKIADQQPSGHKEQEP; encoded by the exons ATGGGATCAGCAACAAAACTCAAACAGATAAATTTGGGACAGCAAAACCTCAAAGTTTTCGGACGACTTATTAGACTATGGGATGCTAAAAACATGGCCTCAGCCAGTACACCAACAATATTCAACATCGATGGGGTAATTCTTGATGAAGAG GGCACTATGGTGCAGTTTACTATTCCAAAGAAACTTGAAAATGAATTTCGTCCATCACTAACTCTAGGTTGTGTCTACATGTTTGTTGATGTCAATACTGTTGacattaaaaacaaaaaatatatttaccaCCACCAAAAATACATGTTGCAGTTTAAGTCCAGCACAAAGGTTCATCACCTAGAATCAAGAGGTTCATCCATCCCAAACTATGGTTTTGAATTCTGCCCATTTGATCAGATACCATCTAAAAGCGGAATATCAAAACCATTGATAG ATCTGATAGGAGTTATCAGCCATGTTGGGCCATATGATTATGCTGGCAAAACATCATCCAAGAAAAACAGAAAGCTCAAAATCCGTAGCAAAGA tgaacaagaacaagaaataGTCCTCTGGGGTGAATATGGAGGGTCATTTGATGAAGCTTTTGTTCTACAGAAATCTACAGACCACAAAATAGTAGTAGCTATACTTGCTGGACTTACAGCAGGGACTTATTTAG GCAAAACAGAGGCTACATCAAGTTCAGCAACACAAATATATTTTGACTCCGATATAACAGAGATTGCTGAATATCAAAGCAG CTACCAATGGGATATTCCAACTCTCCAACAACAAATGCCACGAGTTGAACATTTAACTCCACTTCAAGCGGCTGGTAAGCTATACAAACTTGAAGAAATATCAAGACTGCCCATTTCTGCTTTCGAG GGAGGGAATTCATACAGTTGCATTGCAAAGGTATCAGCGATAGTACCATATACAAATTGGTACTACAAAATATGCAAATCATGTACTGCATCATACAATAGCAACTCCGACACTCCAAGATGTCAATGTCAGCATTCCATGCCAAAACCAAT GTACAAACTTCCTTTAACAATTAAAGATGAATCAGGAACTTTGGACGCAGTAGCATTCTACAATGTGGCTGAGGATTTGGTTGAGGTAAATGCTACTCAAGCTACCCAGAACTTGAAAATTGATGCAACAGAACATGCCATAGCTCTTGATATAGCCATTGGGAAAACAAGATTGTTTCACATTGCCATGAATACAAAGTACTCTTCACACTTCACTATCAATTATGTCCTCAAGAAGAGTTATCCCGTTGAAAATGAAAATACAAGTTTGATACTACCTACTCTGGAAAATACAAAGGTAGCAAAG gaatcAGCCACCAAACAACTTGCAACAGATGAAGGGCTAACCACCATGGAACATTGCAG CAGCAAAGAAGACCAACATCCCACTACGCCACCATCCCTACAACCTCCAGAAACAACTCTAGACAACAATACAGTAAACCAAATTATACCTTCAGCAAAGAGAGCTCTTCAATTTGAAAAGGAGTTACACATTGATCAACCAAG CCCAGCAATTGCAAACACTATTCAGGTTGCAACAAATCAACTTTATCATCCCCAACAAGTAGATCTCAGCAAGGAAAAACAACCGTCAACAGAATTTTCTCCAGGACAAAATTCTAAGTGCCATAAAAAAGT AACGGAAACCTCCACCAATGGAGAGGAAAACCAGCTGCAGCAGCCAAAGATAGCTGATCAACAGCCATCGGGTCACAAGGAACAG